The Helicobacter pylori NQ4053 genome contains a region encoding:
- a CDS encoding 5'-3' exonuclease: protein MHSRTLLLDIDCVIPNIVRRLLSNKTLPKRFAAYSLQEVGIIFLTTQILSIMRKTRCSKTLFFITRGRESFRYQLCDHYKQKRHQFDEDFKALLRTLKIAIVEKYPLKKGAKIQGEHCFEYEADDIISFYKKKDPNNYVIASMDKDILYSNRGSHFNLKTNAFFNVSQKEAHFFAYYQCVVGDKGDNIKGVKGIGGFNYKDFLNEDAKEHELWEQIIQAFKIKEDLSDSEAKEKALLNMRLVNMHQMTRHGVIKLWEPEFKKAFFPKKTQKPDFKRIS from the coding sequence ATGCATTCAAGAACTCTTTTACTGGACATTGATTGCGTTATCCCTAATATTGTTAGGCGTTTGCTCTCTAATAAAACGCTCCCTAAAAGATTCGCCGCTTATAGCTTGCAAGAAGTGGGCATAATCTTTCTTACCACTCAAATTTTATCTATCATGCGCAAGACCCGTTGCTCTAAAACGCTTTTTTTTATCACTAGGGGCAGAGAGAGTTTCCGCTACCAGCTGTGCGATCATTACAAACAAAAACGCCACCAATTTGATGAAGATTTTAAAGCCCTTCTAAGAACCCTAAAAATCGCCATCGTGGAAAAATACCCCCTAAAAAAAGGGGCTAAAATCCAGGGCGAACATTGTTTTGAATATGAAGCCGATGATATTATCTCTTTTTACAAAAAGAAAGACCCCAACAATTATGTGATAGCCAGCATGGATAAGGATATTTTGTATTCCAATAGAGGTTCTCATTTCAATCTCAAAACCAACGCTTTTTTTAATGTGAGTCAAAAAGAGGCTCATTTTTTTGCTTATTACCAGTGCGTTGTGGGGGATAAGGGGGATAATATCAAAGGGGTTAAAGGGATTGGCGGCTTCAACTATAAAGATTTTTTAAACGAAGACGCTAAAGAGCATGAATTGTGGGAGCAGATCATTCAAGCGTTCAAAATTAAAGAAGATTTGAGCGACAGCGAAGCTAAAGAAAAGGCTCTATTAAACATGCGTTTAGTCAATATGCACCAGATGACCCGCCATGGCGTGATCAAACTATGGGAGCCTGAGTTTAAAAAAGCTTTTTTCCCTAAAAAAACACAAAAACCTGATTTCAAAAGAATTTCTTAA